Proteins co-encoded in one Spiroplasma gladiatoris genomic window:
- the gatB gene encoding Asp-tRNA(Asn)/Glu-tRNA(Gln) amidotransferase subunit GatB, with amino-acid sequence MSNFEVIIGIENHVELKTKSKMFSPAPVSFGKEPNTQACEVDLGYPGALPTVNKEGVKLALLACNALNMEIDKLLRFDRKNYFYPDLVKGFQITQQFHPIGKEGKLKIKLQDNSYKEIEIERLHIEEDTAKQIHKEEITLLDYNRSGIGLVEIVSKPVIRSAYEAVEYVNNLREILLYLGISDVKMSEGSLRCDVNISLRPYGYKGFGNKVEIKNLNSLNNVKKSIEFEIERQSKLILSGQVVQQETRRYDETIQETVLMRVKTDAVDYKYFREPNINPILLDQDWVNEVLNASLELPNTKRQRYINDLKLSVDDTNYLLSSVELNNFFESCLKIGSDPKKISNYIISDIKSLLNKDNITIVESKINPKHLADIIKFLEEGIISSKHVKAILPIAYSSGNEVEDIIKANNLRLINDENEILKLLEPIILENIELIKTQYENRPERVEKTLMGQLMKITGGNVNPDKSIEIITNQLKKVK; translated from the coding sequence GTGAGTAATTTTGAAGTGATAATAGGAATTGAAAACCACGTTGAGTTGAAAACTAAATCTAAAATGTTTTCACCAGCTCCTGTAAGTTTTGGAAAAGAACCAAACACACAAGCTTGTGAAGTAGATTTAGGTTATCCAGGTGCGCTTCCAACCGTTAATAAAGAAGGAGTTAAGCTTGCTTTACTTGCATGTAATGCTTTGAATATGGAAATTGATAAGTTATTAAGATTTGACAGAAAAAATTATTTTTATCCAGACTTAGTAAAAGGATTTCAAATCACTCAACAATTTCACCCAATCGGAAAAGAAGGTAAATTAAAAATTAAATTACAAGATAATTCTTATAAAGAAATTGAAATTGAAAGATTGCACATTGAAGAAGATACTGCAAAACAAATTCATAAAGAAGAAATTACTTTATTAGACTATAACAGAAGTGGAATCGGTTTGGTTGAAATTGTTTCAAAACCGGTTATAAGAAGTGCATATGAAGCGGTTGAATATGTTAATAATTTAAGAGAAATTTTGTTATACCTTGGTATTAGTGATGTAAAAATGAGTGAAGGTTCTTTGCGGTGTGATGTAAACATTTCTTTAAGACCTTATGGTTATAAAGGTTTTGGAAACAAAGTAGAAATTAAAAATCTAAACTCTTTAAATAATGTAAAAAAATCAATAGAGTTCGAAATTGAAAGACAGTCTAAACTAATATTATCTGGTCAAGTTGTTCAACAAGAAACTAGAAGATATGACGAAACAATACAAGAAACAGTTTTGATGAGAGTTAAGACTGATGCTGTGGACTATAAATATTTTAGAGAGCCAAACATTAATCCAATTTTGTTAGATCAAGATTGAGTTAACGAAGTTTTAAATGCATCTTTAGAACTACCAAATACTAAAAGACAGCGTTATATCAACGATTTAAAATTAAGTGTTGATGACACAAACTATTTATTGTCTAGTGTTGAATTAAATAATTTTTTTGAGAGTTGTCTTAAAATAGGGAGCGATCCAAAAAAAATATCTAATTATATAATTAGTGATATTAAATCTTTATTGAATAAAGATAACATTACAATTGTTGAGTCTAAAATTAATCCAAAACATTTAGCAGACATAATAAAATTTTTAGAAGAGGGTATTATTTCTTCAAAACACGTTAAAGCAATTTTGCCAATTGCTTATTCGTCAGGAAATGAAGTTGAAGATATTATAAAAGCGAATAATCTAAGATTAATTAACGATGAAAACGAGATTTTAAAATTACTCGAACCAATTATTTTAGAAAATATAGAATTAATAAAAACTCAATATGAGAATCGCCCAGAAAGAGTAGAAAAAACTTTAATGGGACAACTTATGAAAATTACAGGTGGGAATGTTAATCCTGATAAATCAATTGAAATAATAACTAATCAATTAAAAAAAGTAAAGTAG
- the gatC gene encoding Asp-tRNA(Asn)/Glu-tRNA(Gln) amidotransferase subunit GatC: MKIEKKLIYELADDIMLDLTEQEADEFLKLENDLLSKFEKVFAINVNGVEPSHYCFEYLNSYLRDDNQTRVIQKNELLNNAPKVVDGFVAIEKVVK, from the coding sequence ATGAAAATTGAAAAAAAATTAATTTACGAATTAGCTGATGATATTATGCTAGATTTAACCGAACAAGAAGCAGATGAATTTTTAAAGTTGGAAAACGATTTACTTTCAAAGTTTGAAAAAGTGTTTGCAATAAATGTTAATGGTGTAGAACCTAGTCACTACTGTTTTGAATATTTAAACTCATATTTAAGAGATGATAATCAAACAAGAGTCATTCAAAAAAATGAACTTTTAAATAATGCTCCAAAAGTAGTCGATGGTTTTGTAGCAATAGAAAAGGTAGTTAAGTAA
- the ligA gene encoding NAD-dependent DNA ligase LigA, giving the protein MTEIENKIEHLKKLLQEYGYAYYVLDKPLVDDAEYDKLFNELLELEKNNPALITIDSPTQRVGGIVLDKFEKYKHQTPMLSLANAFNQKDLKNFNDQIYKEIENNNYNFFVEPKIDGLSISLIYKKGKLHKAVTRGDGIYGEDVTSNVKTIKSIPLVINDKDSYVEIRGEIFLSKKEFEKINKQRQLDEEPLFANPRNAAAGTIRQLDSNIAASRNLDAYLYYFMNRQKVETHLDSLEYLKKLKFKVNELGKLCNSIEEVIEHINFISEQRLQLNYEIDGVVIKINNFDLYEKVGYTSKFPKWAIAYKFPAEIKVTKLLDIFATVGRTGKITYNASLEPVQLAGTTVQNATLHNADFVMQRDIRVGANVKVKKAGDIIPEIIEPIINKDFEALKKFSEVKNCPICKSTLERVDGEVDQYCINISCPRKLIRSMEHFVSREAMNIEGLSIKIIEKLFENRYIKKISDLYKLENHKEELISLDKMGKKSVENLLKAINKSKTNSAEKLFFGLGIRHVGKKTAQLLISIFKDLKNFKDLNITQLESIHDIGPTVAMSVVDWFKNEDNLNLLNELVSLNVNTGYLGQVGSKFNDKISNKNFVITGTLSQPRNYFKNILEEYGAKVIDSVSKKTDFLLTGTDAGSKLDKATKLGVKIIEEKDFEIMLGEK; this is encoded by the coding sequence ATGACAGAAATTGAAAATAAAATTGAGCATTTAAAAAAACTTTTACAAGAATATGGTTATGCATATTATGTTTTAGATAAACCTTTAGTAGATGATGCAGAGTACGATAAATTATTTAATGAACTTTTAGAACTAGAAAAAAATAATCCTGCTTTAATAACAATTGATTCTCCTACCCAAAGAGTAGGAGGAATAGTTTTAGATAAATTTGAAAAGTATAAGCATCAAACTCCAATGTTAAGTTTGGCAAACGCGTTTAACCAAAAAGATTTAAAAAACTTTAATGATCAAATTTATAAAGAGATCGAAAATAATAATTATAATTTTTTTGTAGAACCAAAAATTGATGGACTATCTATATCACTTATTTATAAAAAAGGAAAATTGCATAAAGCAGTTACTAGGGGCGATGGAATTTATGGAGAAGATGTCACTTCAAATGTAAAGACTATAAAAAGTATTCCATTAGTGATTAATGATAAAGATAGTTATGTTGAGATACGAGGAGAAATATTTTTATCTAAAAAAGAGTTTGAAAAAATTAATAAACAAAGACAATTAGATGAAGAACCTTTGTTTGCAAATCCAAGAAATGCAGCAGCAGGAACAATTAGACAATTAGATTCTAATATAGCAGCTTCTAGAAACTTAGACGCTTACTTATATTATTTTATGAATAGACAAAAAGTTGAAACACATCTTGATTCTCTAGAGTACTTAAAAAAATTAAAATTTAAAGTAAATGAATTAGGAAAATTATGTAATAGCATTGAAGAAGTTATAGAACATATTAATTTTATAAGCGAACAAAGATTACAATTAAATTATGAAATCGATGGAGTTGTAATAAAAATAAATAATTTTGATTTATACGAAAAAGTTGGATATACTTCAAAGTTTCCAAAATGAGCCATAGCTTATAAATTTCCTGCAGAAATAAAAGTCACAAAACTTTTAGATATTTTTGCAACTGTAGGAAGAACGGGAAAAATCACATATAACGCTTCACTTGAACCAGTTCAACTAGCTGGAACAACGGTGCAAAACGCAACTCTACATAATGCTGATTTTGTAATGCAAAGAGATATTAGAGTTGGTGCTAACGTTAAAGTTAAAAAAGCCGGAGATATAATTCCTGAAATTATAGAACCAATCATTAATAAGGATTTTGAAGCATTAAAAAAATTTAGCGAAGTAAAAAATTGTCCTATTTGTAAGTCTACTTTAGAAAGAGTTGATGGTGAAGTTGATCAATATTGTATAAATATTTCTTGTCCTAGAAAACTTATAAGATCAATGGAACATTTTGTTTCTAGAGAAGCTATGAACATAGAAGGTTTAAGCATAAAAATTATAGAAAAACTTTTTGAAAATCGTTATATAAAAAAAATCTCTGACTTATATAAATTAGAAAATCATAAAGAAGAATTAATCAGTCTAGATAAAATGGGTAAAAAATCTGTAGAAAATTTATTAAAAGCAATTAATAAATCTAAAACAAACTCAGCTGAAAAATTATTTTTTGGTCTAGGTATTAGACATGTTGGAAAAAAAACAGCACAACTTTTAATCTCTATTTTTAAAGATTTAAAAAACTTTAAAGATTTAAATATTACACAACTAGAAAGTATTCATGATATAGGACCTACAGTTGCAATGTCTGTTGTGGATTGATTTAAAAATGAAGATAATTTAAATTTATTAAATGAATTAGTAAGTTTGAATGTAAATACTGGTTACTTAGGACAAGTTGGATCTAAATTTAATGACAAAATTTCAAATAAAAACTTTGTTATAACAGGAACTTTGTCACAACCAAGAAATTATTTTAAAAATATTCTTGAAGAATATGGCGCAAAAGTTATTGATAGTGTTAGTAAAAAAACAGATTTTTTATTAACAGGAACAGATGCAGGAAGTAAACTTGACAAAGCAACAAAGCTTGGTGTTAAAATAATTGAAGAAAAAGATTTTGAAATTATGTTAGGAGAAAAATAA
- a CDS encoding amidase family protein, with the protein MNYKNLSIIDIHNKLKYKEISVKELVDNTYKNLQAHFENNFLVTLIENKMSEFDLQNLFDENNLLSAIPYVTKDNISTKNILTTAGSKILSNYIPSFDATITKQLESNKCILLGKATLDELGMGGTGLFGFNGEVRHPLDNSRIVGGSSSGSAYAVSAGLVPFSTGTDTGDSIRKPASFNGIVGFKPTYGSISRFGVIPYAPSLDHVGFFTRTVDDAAILSDATFEYDKNDFTSFNNKKEYYKNINGLNKKIKFGFLKPVWKYMNEDLKNKYQELFNQIKKDDNEIILIDFDETLLKTIPAIYMMISFSEGVSTHSNLDGINFGIREEGKDYIEIMKKTRTKNFGKTVKKRFTIGSYQLKKENQEEILNRSKKVRRIFIEKTNELFDLIDILILPPSFEPAPTVKNVLGTDVEDRKDYEGSWIEDVLEIANFNGMPSITIPFIKKENLPIGINLNAKPKEDLLVLQAAKYLENLIKANNFEGGELSE; encoded by the coding sequence ATGAATTATAAAAATCTAAGTATCATTGATATACATAATAAATTAAAGTATAAAGAAATTAGTGTAAAAGAATTAGTAGATAATACTTATAAAAATTTACAAGCACATTTTGAAAATAATTTTTTAGTGACATTAATAGAAAATAAAATGTCTGAATTTGATTTGCAAAATCTTTTTGATGAAAATAACTTATTATCTGCAATCCCTTATGTTACAAAAGACAACATCTCAACAAAAAATATTTTAACAACAGCAGGTTCTAAAATATTATCAAATTACATTCCTTCGTTTGATGCTACCATTACAAAACAGTTAGAATCTAATAAATGTATTTTGTTAGGTAAAGCAACTTTAGACGAATTAGGAATGGGTGGAACAGGTCTATTTGGTTTTAACGGAGAGGTTAGACACCCGCTTGATAATTCAAGAATAGTTGGAGGAAGTTCAAGTGGTAGTGCTTATGCTGTAAGTGCAGGTTTAGTACCATTTTCAACAGGAACAGATACAGGGGATTCAATTAGAAAACCTGCAAGTTTTAATGGAATCGTTGGATTTAAACCAACATATGGAAGTATTTCAAGATTTGGTGTCATACCTTATGCACCGAGTTTAGATCACGTTGGTTTTTTTACAAGAACAGTAGATGATGCTGCAATTTTAAGTGATGCAACTTTTGAATATGATAAAAATGATTTTACTTCATTTAATAATAAAAAAGAATATTACAAAAACATCAATGGGTTAAATAAAAAAATCAAATTTGGATTTTTAAAACCAGTATGAAAATATATGAATGAAGATTTAAAAAATAAGTATCAAGAACTTTTTAATCAAATAAAAAAAGATGACAATGAAATTATTTTAATAGATTTTGACGAAACTTTATTAAAAACAATTCCAGCTATTTATATGATGATTTCTTTTTCTGAAGGAGTATCAACCCACTCTAATCTTGATGGAATAAACTTCGGAATTAGAGAAGAAGGAAAAGATTACATTGAAATAATGAAAAAAACAAGAACCAAAAACTTCGGAAAAACTGTTAAAAAAAGATTTACAATAGGAAGTTATCAATTAAAAAAAGAGAATCAAGAAGAAATTTTAAATAGATCTAAAAAAGTAAGAAGAATATTTATTGAAAAAACAAATGAGTTGTTTGATTTAATAGATATTTTAATCTTGCCTCCGTCTTTTGAACCAGCACCAACTGTAAAAAATGTTTTAGGAACTGATGTAGAAGATCGTAAAGATTATGAAGGAAGCTGAATTGAAGATGTTTTAGAAATAGCAAACTTTAATGGAATGCCTTCAATTACAATTCCGTTTATAAAAAAAGAAAACCTACCAATTGGTATAAATTTAAACGCAAAACCAAAAGAAGATTTACTTGTTTTACAAGCAGCTAAATATTTAGAAAATCTAATTAAAGCAAACAATTTTGAAGGCGGTGAGTTAAGTGAGTAA
- a CDS encoding potassium channel family protein, producing MAKKKSFAIIGANYFGLSVAQTLDEKKQYIKMFDINEEKLNLYLSDFDSVEGIVLDTTHKSALEKNGISQFDCVIVSLRSNMEASIITVLNLIDLGVENIIVNAKDNHHKRILVALGIDEDKVIIPDVLTGKLMATKSLFDIEGDLQSTDGEYSFTNIIVKDEQIIDKTINEAGLSTNKDFNIIQIKRNGKIVIPDEYTALKEDDTLVVFAKNNIINNLIEKIKGDWEDN from the coding sequence ATGGCTAAAAAGAAAAGTTTTGCAATAATTGGGGCTAATTACTTTGGATTATCTGTTGCTCAAACATTAGACGAAAAAAAACAGTATATTAAAATGTTTGATATAAACGAAGAAAAGTTAAATTTATACTTATCAGATTTTGATTCAGTTGAAGGAATAGTTTTAGATACTACACATAAAAGTGCTTTAGAAAAGAATGGGATTTCTCAATTTGATTGTGTTATTGTAAGTTTACGTTCAAACATGGAAGCGTCAATTATTACGGTTTTAAACTTGATTGACTTGGGTGTTGAAAATATTATTGTAAATGCTAAGGATAATCATCACAAAAGAATATTAGTTGCTTTAGGAATAGATGAAGATAAAGTTATTATTCCAGATGTTTTAACAGGTAAATTGATGGCTACAAAATCACTATTTGACATTGAAGGAGATTTACAATCAACTGATGGAGAATATAGTTTCACAAATATTATCGTAAAAGATGAGCAAATAATTGATAAAACTATAAACGAGGCTGGGCTAAGTACTAATAAAGATTTTAACATTATTCAAATTAAACGTAATGGTAAAATAGTTATTCCTGATGAATATACCGCCTTAAAAGAAGATGATACTCTTGTTGTTTTTGCAAAAAATAACATTATTAACAACTTGATCGAAAAAATTAAGGGCGATTGAGAAGATAACTAA
- a CDS encoding cation-translocating P-type ATPase, producing MQENLNKNTTSLADRIDKYSKKWHALSNERILKILESNQITGLSSKEAQKRLDEFGTNCLPKPKKPNLVKIFFKSFLDPLSIMMAIAGLVSLIIGLINQLEAPDIAGLVIICVIILTNSFIATIQEYKALNQKEAIKNNSVQAIVLRDSKQIKISIEEIVPGDIIYTKSGDYVPADCRIIENQMLKVDESALTGENEAVDKVDEILDENQLVLGDQKNIAFMSTLVIEGKMKGVVFNTGRESEIGKIATKISETKKKKTPLEKKVAKLTLIIGIISIILGTIIFTIAYLNNSKINESVYQLLLVAVSSAISIIPESLTIIVKICLMIATKKMATKNVMIKKPKSIETLGNINVICSDKTGTLTQNKMFVDSLYFNNKVFNSKDLDLTEDPLVRCMALCNDAIINKKGEKIGNATDLALVSLLVEQKINYLTMRRKYKRVDEVPFDSKRKVMSTVNLIDSENGQYVAYTKGAMDYLLPNCKHIVDGKDVRPINDDDIANIKDQLLRFAKKGMRTLGFAKKDLEKIDLEQDYQYEDKLVFMGLVGIIDPPREEVKHSVQEAHDSGVRVIMITGDHKVTAFEIASRLGIADETYNDVITGAEIETLSREDLKNKLNQTNVFARVNPEHKALIVDLLQDQNNIVAMTGDGVNDSPSLVKADVGIAMGITGTEVSKKVSDVILTDDNFKSIISGINSGRNVYEKIKYSISFLIAANISQVLTILLVLGIFGQLALNSVNILFHIFVVETIVAIPIGMQSERNGVMLNPPPTHKKESLFKGILVQIILTTFFNTFFAVLNFAIAEIYMNNFNVSLSAEQLKNFATGYAKAGAYICIMFSPIFYAILFNNKFMPILNSNKKVVVDKYKPNKWLIILITFSIIITALTMLPFEGLNVFFDFKTYNLPAGLAAIFVINTLLVPLFIFITNWSFTKILARQKK from the coding sequence ATGCAAGAAAACTTAAATAAAAATACAACTTCACTTGCCGATCGAATTGACAAATACTCTAAAAAATGACATGCTTTATCAAATGAAAGAATCTTAAAAATTTTAGAAAGTAACCAAATTACTGGGCTTTCTTCAAAAGAAGCTCAAAAAAGACTAGATGAATTTGGTACTAATTGTTTACCAAAACCAAAAAAACCAAATTTAGTAAAAATATTTTTCAAAAGTTTTTTAGACCCTTTAAGTATTATGATGGCAATTGCAGGACTTGTCTCTCTGATTATTGGTTTAATTAATCAGTTAGAAGCTCCTGATATAGCTGGTTTAGTAATAATATGTGTTATTATTTTAACTAACTCATTTATTGCTACTATTCAAGAATACAAGGCATTAAATCAAAAAGAAGCAATAAAAAATAACTCGGTTCAAGCGATTGTTTTAAGAGACTCAAAACAAATTAAAATAAGTATTGAAGAAATTGTTCCGGGAGATATTATATATACTAAATCTGGAGATTATGTACCAGCAGACTGTAGAATTATTGAAAATCAAATGTTAAAAGTAGATGAATCTGCTTTAACAGGAGAAAATGAAGCAGTTGATAAAGTTGATGAAATTTTAGATGAAAATCAACTTGTGTTGGGAGATCAAAAAAATATTGCTTTTATGTCTACTTTAGTAATTGAAGGAAAAATGAAAGGTGTTGTTTTTAACACCGGAAGAGAATCAGAAATAGGGAAAATTGCTACAAAAATTAGTGAAACTAAAAAGAAAAAAACACCCTTAGAAAAAAAAGTAGCAAAATTAACATTGATTATTGGAATAATTTCAATAATACTAGGAACAATTATTTTTACTATCGCTTATTTAAACAATAGTAAAATTAACGAGTCAGTCTATCAATTATTGTTAGTAGCTGTTTCTTCTGCTATTAGTATAATTCCAGAATCTTTAACTATAATAGTAAAAATTTGTTTAATGATTGCAACTAAAAAAATGGCTACTAAAAATGTTATGATTAAAAAACCAAAATCAATTGAAACATTAGGGAACATTAACGTTATTTGTTCTGACAAAACAGGAACACTTACTCAAAATAAAATGTTTGTTGATAGTTTATATTTTAATAATAAAGTTTTTAACAGCAAGGATTTAGATTTAACAGAAGACCCTTTGGTTAGATGTATGGCTTTATGTAATGATGCAATTATTAATAAAAAAGGAGAAAAAATAGGGAACGCAACAGATTTAGCATTAGTAAGTTTATTAGTTGAACAAAAAATTAATTATTTAACTATGAGAAGAAAATATAAAAGAGTTGATGAAGTTCCATTCGATTCAAAAAGAAAAGTAATGTCAACTGTTAATTTAATTGATTCTGAAAACGGTCAATATGTAGCTTATACAAAAGGTGCAATGGACTATTTGTTACCTAATTGCAAACACATTGTCGATGGTAAAGATGTTAGACCTATTAATGATGATGATATAGCAAATATTAAAGATCAACTATTAAGATTTGCAAAAAAAGGAATGCGTACATTAGGATTTGCAAAAAAAGATTTAGAAAAAATAGACTTAGAACAAGATTATCAGTATGAAGATAAACTTGTTTTTATGGGATTAGTTGGAATTATTGATCCGCCAAGAGAAGAAGTTAAACACTCCGTACAAGAAGCACATGATTCAGGGGTTAGAGTTATAATGATTACTGGAGATCATAAAGTTACTGCTTTTGAAATAGCATCGAGATTAGGCATTGCAGATGAAACTTATAATGATGTTATAACAGGAGCTGAAATTGAAACTTTATCAAGAGAAGATTTAAAAAACAAGCTAAACCAAACAAATGTTTTTGCAAGAGTTAATCCAGAACATAAAGCTTTAATTGTAGATTTATTACAAGACCAAAATAATATTGTTGCTATGACAGGTGATGGAGTTAATGATTCACCAAGTTTAGTTAAAGCTGATGTCGGTATTGCTATGGGAATTACTGGAACTGAAGTGTCTAAAAAAGTAAGTGATGTTATACTAACTGATGACAATTTTAAATCTATAATTTCAGGAATAAACTCAGGAAGAAACGTTTATGAAAAAATAAAATACTCTATTTCATTTTTGATTGCAGCAAACATTAGTCAAGTTTTAACGATATTGTTAGTATTAGGAATATTTGGCCAACTTGCTCTAAACTCAGTTAACATTTTATTTCATATTTTTGTTGTTGAAACAATTGTTGCAATTCCAATTGGTATGCAAAGCGAAAGAAATGGGGTTATGCTAAATCCTCCACCAACTCATAAAAAAGAAAGTTTATTTAAAGGTATATTAGTTCAAATAATTTTAACAACATTTTTTAACACATTTTTTGCTGTTTTAAATTTCGCAATAGCTGAAATTTATATGAATAACTTCAATGTATCACTTAGTGCTGAACAATTAAAAAATTTTGCTACTGGTTATGCTAAAGCGGGAGCTTATATTTGTATAATGTTTTCTCCTATATTTTATGCAATTTTATTTAATAATAAGTTTATGCCGATATTGAATTCTAATAAAAAAGTAGTTGTTGATAAATATAAACCAAACAAGTGATTAATTATTCTAATAACATTTTCTATAATAATAACAGCATTGACAATGTTGCCTTTTGAAGGTTTAAATGTATTTTTCGATTTTAAAACATATAATTTACCTGCCGGATTAGCTGCTATTTTTGTAATAAACACTTTACTTGTACCACTATTTATTTTTATTACAAACTGATCTTTTACAAAAATTTTAGCAAGACAAAAAAAATAA
- a CDS encoding TrkH family potassium uptake protein, with protein sequence MQDSLNNLKENPNKNVEKKLNKKILANKKRLEKEVFKKTTFQKLKSWWPFSKISGKIIIGYLSAIVIGGFLLSIPGVVLDKESYWNFITGMFTASSAISDTGITILQTNTQYSLFGQILILIMIKIGGIGLLTIKLVILALLNRKISLDDQHVAKSERGTGTVSNTVEMIKDAFIFLTFIEISGAGVLFFGFYFTPLSSTGAANTDFSVTNPYHNFSTSIWAAIFHSVSAVNNAGFDIISKASLQPYNQGDQRGYFLQVIFMMQWIIGGLGYPTYHDIKRKLKARKEGKKVKFSLFTKLNFVVYTGLLFIGPILVIMSEVLTIEKSKIMYRPTGFDGVYEEQKIYQWVFDIIFNVTSCRNAGFSTVDVNNFTAGSKFIMAIWMFIGAAPSSTAGGIRTTTFAICLIAVVSIIRNKHSIEAFKKKVPDETVKRSFAVVFLSFFIVVFSIFIVYLDSNKMLYNREASTDNTEYTIIQLIVYVCSAFGTVGFQPFDNKEILAMGVLSKIILVITMFVGQLGISNTLLAFVKPKNKQNYAYLEEEVTIG encoded by the coding sequence ATGCAAGATTCTTTAAATAATTTAAAAGAAAATCCAAATAAAAATGTGGAAAAAAAGTTAAATAAAAAGATTTTAGCTAATAAAAAGAGGCTGGAAAAAGAAGTATTTAAAAAAACAACTTTTCAAAAACTTAAGTCTTGATGACCATTTTCTAAAATAAGTGGGAAAATAATTATTGGTTATCTTTCTGCTATAGTGATTGGTGGTTTTTTATTATCAATACCAGGAGTTGTTTTAGATAAAGAATCTTATTGAAACTTTATAACAGGGATGTTTACGGCTTCTAGTGCTATTTCTGATACAGGAATTACAATTTTACAAACTAATACTCAATATAGTTTGTTTGGACAAATTTTAATTTTAATCATGATTAAAATTGGGGGAATAGGATTACTAACAATCAAATTAGTAATTTTAGCTTTATTAAATCGAAAAATTTCATTAGACGATCAACATGTTGCAAAAAGCGAAAGAGGAACAGGAACAGTTTCAAATACAGTTGAAATGATAAAAGATGCATTTATTTTTTTAACTTTTATTGAAATCAGTGGGGCTGGAGTTTTATTTTTTGGATTTTATTTTACACCCTTAAGTTCTACAGGTGCTGCAAATACCGATTTTAGTGTTACGAACCCTTATCATAATTTTTCTACTTCAATTTGAGCTGCAATATTTCACTCAGTAAGTGCTGTTAATAATGCAGGGTTTGACATAATTTCAAAGGCTTCACTTCAACCTTATAACCAAGGAGATCAAAGAGGTTATTTTTTACAAGTAATTTTTATGATGCAATGAATAATTGGTGGTTTAGGATATCCAACATATCACGATATCAAAAGAAAACTAAAAGCTAGAAAAGAAGGAAAAAAAGTTAAATTTTCTTTATTTACAAAACTAAACTTTGTAGTTTATACAGGGCTATTATTTATAGGACCGATTTTAGTAATTATGTCTGAGGTTTTAACTATTGAAAAAAGTAAAATAATGTATAGACCAACTGGATTTGATGGAGTTTATGAAGAACAAAAAATCTATCAATGAGTATTTGATATTATTTTTAACGTAACTTCCTGTCGGAATGCAGGATTTTCTACAGTTGATGTTAATAATTTTACAGCAGGATCTAAATTTATAATGGCTATATGAATGTTTATTGGCGCCGCTCCATCTTCAACAGCTGGAGGTATTCGGACAACTACATTTGCGATTTGTTTAATTGCAGTTGTTTCAATAATCAGAAATAAACACTCGATTGAAGCTTTTAAAAAGAAAGTTCCAGATGAAACTGTTAAAAGAAGTTTTGCAGTTGTTTTTCTTTCATTTTTTATTGTTGTGTTTAGTATTTTTATTGTTTATCTAGACTCAAATAAAATGTTATACAATCGTGAAGCTTCAACTGATAATACAGAATATACAATTATTCAATTAATTGTATATGTTTGTAGTGCGTTTGGAACTGTTGGATTTCAACCATTTGATAATAAAGAAATTTTAGCAATGGGTGTTTTAAGTAAAATTATATTAGTAATTACAATGTTTGTAGGACAATTAGGAATATCAAACACATTACTTGCTTTTGTAAAACCAAAAAATAAACAAAATTATGCTTATTTAGAAGAAGAAGTAACTATTGGATAA